The following coding sequences lie in one Sulfuricurvum sp. genomic window:
- a CDS encoding DUF2393 family protein, giving the protein MNIYLTVWHYLVLVIALLLIVLSIFSALQAKRLIQQLAILFVSLILISAGTFIVLAGLESYTKKAKIFNLKHDRLLQSEQIVFTGVVKNMGEYPLARVQLELTLQNTQKQQSGIFGGAPHAFNEAFDSKYQPQTINYDYTIATDLPPGYSKAFTIMIDYPPYFNDTSYRTKAIAH; this is encoded by the coding sequence ATGAATATCTATCTAACAGTCTGGCACTATTTGGTGCTTGTTATCGCCCTGCTGTTAATTGTACTCTCAATCTTTTCAGCCCTTCAGGCTAAACGTCTGATACAGCAGCTCGCAATCTTATTCGTCTCATTGATTTTAATCAGTGCCGGTACCTTTATCGTGCTGGCAGGGTTGGAAAGTTACACGAAAAAAGCCAAGATTTTTAACCTCAAGCATGATCGTCTACTCCAGAGTGAACAAATCGTTTTTACCGGAGTCGTTAAAAACATGGGAGAATATCCCCTTGCAAGAGTACAGTTGGAACTTACGCTTCAAAATACCCAGAAACAGCAATCCGGTATATTCGGAGGGGCTCCGCATGCCTTCAATGAAGCTTTTGATTCCAAGTATCAACCCCAAACAATCAATTACGACTATACAATCGCTACCGATCTGCCTCCGGGTTATTCCAAAGCCTTTACGATTATGATCGATTATCCGCCGTATTTTAACGATACCTCTTATCGTACTAAAGCCATTGCGCACTAA
- a CDS encoding TIGR01212 family radical SAM protein (This family includes YhcC from E. coli K-12, an uncharacterized radical SAM protein.), giving the protein MREQIFTFGQYLHRKFGTKVSKVPVSISGFTCPNIDGTVAKGGCTFCENDSFSPSLDRARELKGFFLNLQSTTNPHLEKQLQQVQWQFEALSKRLHNENGTKKYMVYFQSFTNTYAPFETLKALYEKALSFENVVGLSIGTRSDSISDETFEYLAELSKKTEIWVEFGIQSIYDETLVRINRGHDSANVKEAILKAKSHGLNVCGHLIFGLPGETKEMMLETAKAAYALGIDSVKYHPLYVVKRTALANEYARGEFEPISQELYLEVLIEALRLKPSGVSVQRITAGIDDDSLIAPQWCRDKNEQFRAVNEALATVGLKY; this is encoded by the coding sequence ATGCGGGAACAGATTTTTACGTTCGGGCAGTATCTGCATCGTAAATTTGGGACAAAAGTCTCCAAAGTTCCTGTTTCTATTTCGGGATTTACCTGCCCGAATATCGACGGTACGGTTGCAAAGGGCGGCTGTACCTTTTGCGAAAATGATTCATTTAGTCCGAGTTTAGATCGTGCGCGTGAACTAAAAGGTTTTTTTCTCAATCTTCAATCCACAACGAACCCCCATTTGGAAAAACAGCTTCAGCAAGTACAATGGCAATTTGAAGCACTCTCAAAACGTCTTCATAATGAGAACGGTACCAAAAAGTATATGGTCTACTTTCAAAGCTTTACCAATACCTATGCCCCTTTTGAAACACTTAAAGCGCTTTATGAAAAAGCATTGTCGTTTGAGAATGTCGTTGGACTCAGTATCGGAACACGTTCGGACAGTATCAGCGATGAGACATTTGAATATCTGGCAGAACTTTCCAAAAAAACCGAAATTTGGGTTGAGTTTGGGATTCAATCGATTTATGATGAAACACTGGTACGAATTAATCGCGGACATGACAGCGCTAATGTAAAAGAGGCGATTTTAAAAGCCAAATCGCATGGTTTGAACGTATGCGGACATTTGATATTCGGTCTCCCCGGAGAGACAAAAGAGATGATGTTGGAGACGGCAAAAGCAGCCTATGCATTAGGGATTGATTCGGTCAAATACCATCCACTGTATGTCGTAAAACGGACAGCTCTGGCCAATGAGTATGCCAGAGGAGAGTTTGAGCCCATTTCACAAGAACTTTATTTGGAAGTCCTCATCGAGGCATTGCGATTAAAACCCTCAGGAGTCAGCGTACAGAGGATTACTGCAGGGATTGACGATGATTCATTGATCGCACCGCAGTGGTGTAGAGATAAAAACGAGCAATTCCGTGCCGTCAATGAGGCACTTGCAACCGTAGGATTAAAGTATTAA
- the purF gene encoding amidophosphoribosyltransferase, producing the protein MRSLNEKCAVVGIFDHPEASKLAYFSLHALQHRGQEAAGISTSNGEKLYTIKDRGLVTQVFDTQKLNTLKGHMAIGHTRYSTAGDDSILDAQPVFARYDLGEMSIVHNGNLTNAKEVRDALIKKGAIFQTFMDTENLIHLIAKSDQHHLTDRIIDAVKKIEGAYSLVFLSRSKMFAMRDPHGFRPLSLGRVGDGYVVASETCAFDLIGAEYIRDVEPGELLIFEKGKAPKSIKVFEPTPKHCIFEYVYFARPDSNVYTQNVYEMRKAMGKALAREQPVVADMVVPVPDGGVPAAIGYAQESGIPFEMAIMRNHYIGRTFIEPTQEMRDLKVKMKLSPIERLIKGKRIIVIDDSIVRGTTSRQIVRMLKAAGAAEVHMRISSPPTTDPCYYGVDTPDKEKLIAANMANDEICAFIEADSLGYLSNEALLQSVNGKEENYCTACFTGKYII; encoded by the coding sequence GTGCGTAGTTTAAATGAAAAATGTGCGGTAGTCGGTATTTTCGACCATCCCGAGGCGTCCAAACTGGCTTATTTCTCTCTCCATGCTCTTCAACATCGCGGACAAGAAGCCGCAGGTATCAGTACCAGCAACGGTGAAAAACTGTATACGATCAAAGACCGCGGGTTGGTAACACAAGTGTTCGATACCCAAAAACTCAACACCCTCAAAGGACATATGGCGATCGGTCATACCCGCTATTCAACGGCAGGAGACGATTCGATTTTGGACGCTCAGCCGGTATTTGCCCGATATGATTTGGGAGAGATGTCGATTGTTCACAACGGAAATCTCACCAATGCCAAAGAGGTGCGTGATGCCCTGATTAAAAAAGGGGCGATTTTCCAAACCTTTATGGATACCGAAAATCTGATCCATTTGATCGCAAAGAGTGATCAGCATCATCTTACGGATCGTATTATCGATGCGGTCAAAAAGATCGAGGGAGCGTATTCGCTTGTCTTCCTAAGCCGTTCTAAAATGTTCGCAATGCGTGATCCACACGGATTCCGACCTCTCAGTCTCGGACGTGTGGGGGATGGATACGTTGTTGCATCGGAGACGTGTGCATTTGATCTGATCGGTGCGGAGTATATCCGTGACGTTGAGCCGGGCGAATTGTTGATTTTCGAAAAAGGGAAAGCCCCTAAATCGATCAAAGTGTTCGAACCAACTCCAAAACACTGTATTTTCGAATATGTCTATTTTGCCCGTCCTGATTCGAATGTCTATACTCAAAACGTCTATGAGATGCGTAAGGCGATGGGGAAAGCATTGGCACGTGAACAGCCGGTCGTCGCCGATATGGTTGTTCCTGTCCCTGACGGAGGCGTTCCCGCTGCCATCGGTTATGCTCAAGAGAGCGGTATTCCGTTTGAAATGGCGATTATGCGAAATCACTACATCGGACGTACGTTTATCGAGCCGACTCAAGAGATGCGCGATTTGAAAGTTAAAATGAAACTTTCTCCTATCGAGCGTTTGATCAAAGGAAAACGCATTATTGTCATCGATGACTCGATCGTCCGCGGTACAACCAGTCGACAGATCGTTCGTATGCTTAAAGCTGCAGGGGCGGCAGAAGTCCATATGCGTATTTCGAGCCCTCCGACAACCGATCCTTGCTACTATGGTGTTGACACTCCGGATAAAGAAAAACTGATTGCAGCCAATATGGCCAATGATGAGATTTGTGCATTTATCGAAGCAGATTCTCTCGGGTATTTGAGCAATGAAGCACTGTTGCAGAGTGTCAACGGCAAAGAAGAGAATTATTGTACTGCCTGCTTTACCGGCAAATACATTATTTAA
- the dapB gene encoding 4-hydroxy-tetrahydrodipicolinate reductase: MIRAGVFGAGGRVGKLLIEDLRHESEISLGAVYVRNELNFSIDPSVLVTNDMVTLLKGSDVVIDFSLPEATQVLLEKAIEHPKPLVIGTTGLDTHQMNLLKTASESMPILYATNMSLGVALLNQLVHLASKTLDGFDIEIVEQHHRHKKDAPSGTALTLAHSAAAGRNLDLDAVRVSGRNGNIGERSKDEIAVMALRGGDIVGRHTVGFYNDGEFIELHHTATTRNTFSKGAIRAAKWLAGKPNGLYSIQDCLELA; encoded by the coding sequence ATGATAAGAGCAGGTGTATTTGGCGCTGGCGGGCGTGTCGGAAAGCTGTTGATTGAAGATTTGCGCCATGAGAGTGAGATTTCATTAGGGGCGGTATATGTCCGTAATGAACTCAATTTTTCAATCGATCCTTCTGTCTTGGTAACGAATGATATGGTGACGTTACTCAAAGGAAGCGATGTTGTCATCGATTTCTCATTGCCTGAAGCGACACAGGTTTTGCTGGAAAAAGCGATTGAACATCCAAAACCTTTGGTTATCGGAACAACAGGATTGGACACCCATCAAATGAACCTGCTTAAAACAGCAAGTGAGTCGATGCCGATTTTGTATGCGACGAATATGTCTTTAGGGGTTGCATTGCTGAATCAGCTTGTACATCTTGCATCTAAAACGCTTGACGGATTCGATATCGAGATCGTTGAACAGCATCACCGTCATAAAAAAGATGCTCCAAGCGGAACGGCATTGACGTTGGCTCACTCTGCAGCTGCCGGACGAAATCTTGATTTGGATGCGGTGCGTGTCAGCGGACGCAACGGAAATATCGGAGAACGTTCCAAAGATGAAATCGCAGTGATGGCATTGCGCGGCGGCGATATCGTCGGACGCCATACCGTCGGGTTTTATAATGACGGTGAATTCATTGAGCTTCACCATACCGCAACGACCCGTAATACCTTTTCTAAAGGTGCTATTCGTGCCGCAAAATGGCTTGCCGGAAAACCAAACGGTTTATACAGTATTCAAGACTGTTTAGAACTTGCATAA
- a CDS encoding FAD-dependent oxidoreductase gives MLDCAIIGGGPAGLTAGLYTTRGGLENVTMFEKGMPGGQITMSSEIENYPGVTGHITGMDLMIPWPEQCQRFGLKHEMSEVNRVSRREDGIFLVQKSDGSIDEAKSVIVCTGSTPKRAGFSGEDTFFGRGVSTCATCDGFFYKGKEVAVIGGGDTALEEALYLAKICSKVYLIHRRDTFRSAPNTIARVKETANIELVLNAIPQEVFGDKMGVNGIHVKLQDGTLRQIDVPGVFVFVGNNVNNQVLIQEDGSFLCEMTPWGEVKVDLSMKTSVPGLYAAGDMRAEAPKQVVCAAGDGAVAALQAIAYVDGHH, from the coding sequence ATGTTGGATTGTGCGATTATCGGAGGAGGACCTGCAGGATTGACTGCCGGTTTGTATACGACACGCGGCGGCTTGGAAAACGTTACGATGTTTGAAAAAGGGATGCCGGGCGGACAGATTACGATGAGTTCTGAAATCGAAAACTATCCGGGCGTTACAGGTCATATTACGGGAATGGATTTGATGATTCCGTGGCCGGAGCAGTGCCAACGTTTCGGGCTTAAGCATGAAATGTCGGAAGTAAACCGTGTTTCACGCCGCGAAGACGGTATTTTTTTGGTTCAAAAATCCGACGGCAGCATTGATGAAGCTAAAAGTGTTATCGTATGTACCGGTTCAACGCCGAAACGGGCAGGATTTAGCGGTGAAGATACTTTTTTTGGACGGGGTGTCAGTACCTGCGCAACATGCGACGGATTTTTCTATAAAGGTAAAGAAGTAGCAGTTATCGGCGGAGGGGATACGGCTCTTGAAGAAGCACTGTATTTGGCAAAAATTTGTTCCAAAGTCTATCTTATCCATCGTCGTGATACCTTTCGTTCCGCGCCGAATACGATAGCGAGAGTCAAAGAGACGGCGAATATTGAGCTGGTATTAAATGCAATTCCTCAAGAGGTTTTCGGGGATAAAATGGGTGTTAATGGAATTCATGTGAAGTTACAAGATGGAACTTTGCGTCAAATTGATGTTCCCGGTGTCTTTGTTTTTGTCGGAAATAATGTCAATAATCAGGTATTGATTCAAGAAGACGGCAGCTTCTTATGTGAAATGACTCCATGGGGAGAAGTGAAAGTCGATTTGAGTATGAAAACATCGGTTCCGGGTCTTTACGCAGCCGGAGATATGCGTGCCGAAGCTCCCAAACAAGTGGTCTGTGCCGCAGGTGACGGCGCAGTAGCCGCATTGCAGGCAATCGCATATGTGGATGGACACCATTAA
- the trxA gene encoding thioredoxin: MAKYTELTVSNFDEVTKEGVSLVDFWAPWCGPCRMIAPVIEELAGEFEGKAKICKVNTDEEQDIAVKYGIRSIPTILFFKNGEVVEQMVGAASKQAFADKLNALL, encoded by the coding sequence ATGGCTAAATACACTGAATTGACAGTATCTAATTTTGACGAAGTAACTAAAGAGGGTGTCTCTTTGGTAGATTTTTGGGCTCCATGGTGTGGGCCTTGCCGTATGATCGCTCCGGTTATCGAAGAGTTGGCGGGTGAATTTGAAGGTAAAGCAAAAATCTGTAAAGTAAATACAGATGAAGAACAAGATATCGCTGTAAAATACGGTATTCGCTCTATCCCAACAATCCTTTTCTTCAAAAACGGTGAAGTTGTTGAACAAATGGTTGGTGCTGCATCAAAACAAGCGTTCGCTGACAAACTAAACGCTTTACTGTAA
- a CDS encoding YraN family protein: MHTRARGNIAEERGCEYLRNNGLRIIDRNVYNRFGEIDIIAMHNNVLHFVEVKSAMTYEQAVNNITCAKLQKLNRAIQTYLQQKRLNLEYCIDALIITDNEIEWIENITL, translated from the coding sequence GTGCACACGCGCGCTCGTGGCAATATCGCCGAAGAACGCGGATGCGAGTATTTACGAAACAATGGCCTTCGAATCATTGACCGGAACGTCTATAACCGTTTCGGAGAGATCGATATTATTGCGATGCACAATAATGTGCTCCATTTTGTTGAAGTGAAAAGTGCGATGACCTATGAACAGGCCGTGAACAATATCACCTGTGCAAAACTGCAAAAATTAAACCGTGCCATCCAAACCTATCTTCAGCAAAAGCGGCTCAATCTTGAGTATTGTATTGATGCCCTTATTATCACGGATAACGAGATAGAGTGGATTGAAAACATTACCCTTTAA
- a CDS encoding molybdopterin-dependent oxidoreductase, whose protein sequence is MVIDSVCTYCGVGCDISAEVEDNKIQKIFAKEEGVVSQGRLCIKGKQGWDFVTHPKRLRNARVRKSFLAKNAILFADLDMDYLEPVDHDFYEISYESAYELVARKLRSITDEFGSHSFAAIGGARTSCESSYLFQHFTRHVVGSPHVDNCARVCHSPSLKGMRTTIGEGAMTNPFDDIYETEYMVVMGSNTTEGHPIVANRMLDVIKQKNIELAVLDVRRIQLSKSATNHLSIPYEANLMVLNMLAYVIISENLVNTEFVNSRTKGYEEYKRSILNDPYANPDYLLQIPGYESLADEIRIVARKYATRKSLFFWGLGITEHLDGSYAVMAITHLAMLTGNIGKRGAGLMPLRGQNNVQGTCDVGMLPYYAPDYQPPKEVGMMTPDLIDAMVDGKIKALYNISEDIAHIHPNQNKIHAALGNLDLLVVNELFDNEITKFADIIFGVKSAYEKTGVYVNAERRLHLSQPLIHVMMPDDWEVIAEISKRYGTDFGFKNSRDVWERVRVDAPMRFGGASYEKLETNRLRGLQWPVQEEDMPVLHIDTFRTKDGFGSFRYKQYEPRGQVAELINAKAHEGYYLTTGRVLVHYNNSAQTNSCDKLSRSHSEDTLLVSVEDEDFFEYKDFVVLKSEYGQSAPLRVKVSSTVKKGTLFTTFHHAKSNINFLFGDEADELIKTARFKSIKVEVIKPDYLE, encoded by the coding sequence ATGGTTATCGACAGCGTTTGTACCTATTGCGGTGTAGGATGTGATATTTCCGCTGAGGTTGAGGATAATAAAATCCAAAAAATCTTTGCCAAAGAAGAAGGGGTCGTCTCTCAGGGGCGATTATGTATTAAAGGAAAGCAGGGATGGGATTTTGTTACCCACCCAAAACGCCTTCGTAATGCACGGGTCCGTAAATCGTTTTTAGCCAAAAATGCGATATTGTTTGCTGATTTGGATATGGATTATCTGGAACCGGTTGATCACGATTTTTACGAGATCAGTTATGAGAGTGCCTATGAGCTTGTTGCCCGTAAACTCCGATCAATTACCGATGAGTTCGGTTCACACAGTTTTGCCGCTATCGGTGGAGCACGTACCAGTTGTGAGAGTTCCTATCTATTCCAGCACTTTACCCGCCATGTAGTCGGATCTCCGCATGTTGACAACTGTGCCCGTGTTTGTCACTCTCCCTCACTCAAAGGGATGCGTACAACGATCGGAGAGGGGGCTATGACCAATCCGTTCGATGATATTTATGAGACGGAATATATGGTCGTGATGGGGTCGAACACGACCGAAGGGCATCCGATCGTTGCTAACCGTATGCTCGATGTGATCAAACAAAAAAATATTGAATTAGCCGTGTTGGATGTGCGCCGTATCCAGCTCTCCAAATCCGCTACCAATCATTTGAGTATCCCTTACGAAGCCAATCTGATGGTTCTGAATATGCTGGCCTATGTCATCATCAGCGAGAATTTGGTGAATACCGAATTTGTGAACAGTCGTACCAAAGGATATGAGGAGTATAAACGCTCTATTTTAAACGATCCGTATGCAAATCCTGACTATCTCCTCCAAATTCCGGGCTATGAATCCCTCGCGGATGAGATTCGTATTGTCGCCCGTAAATACGCGACGCGTAAAAGTCTCTTTTTCTGGGGGCTCGGGATTACGGAACATCTGGACGGTTCGTACGCCGTGATGGCGATTACCCATTTGGCAATGCTAACCGGAAATATCGGCAAGCGCGGTGCCGGACTCATGCCGCTTCGGGGACAAAATAACGTGCAGGGAACGTGTGATGTAGGGATGCTTCCATACTATGCTCCCGATTATCAACCGCCCAAAGAGGTAGGGATGATGACTCCTGATTTGATCGATGCGATGGTCGATGGAAAGATTAAAGCCCTCTATAATATCAGCGAAGACATTGCCCATATCCATCCGAATCAGAATAAAATTCATGCAGCCCTCGGAAATCTCGATTTATTAGTCGTGAATGAACTTTTTGATAACGAAATTACTAAATTTGCGGATATCATCTTCGGGGTTAAAAGTGCCTATGAGAAAACAGGGGTGTATGTGAATGCCGAGAGACGTCTGCATCTCTCCCAACCTCTTATTCATGTGATGATGCCCGATGACTGGGAAGTAATCGCCGAAATTTCTAAACGATACGGAACAGATTTCGGATTTAAAAATTCCCGCGATGTCTGGGAACGAGTGAGGGTTGATGCTCCGATGCGTTTTGGCGGGGCGAGCTATGAAAAACTTGAAACCAACCGTCTGCGCGGGCTGCAATGGCCGGTACAGGAAGAGGATATGCCGGTATTGCATATCGACACGTTCCGAACCAAAGACGGTTTCGGATCATTCCGCTATAAACAATATGAGCCGAGAGGTCAGGTTGCAGAACTCATAAATGCAAAGGCTCATGAGGGATATTACCTTACAACCGGACGTGTGCTCGTACATTATAACAATAGTGCCCAGACCAACTCGTGTGACAAATTAAGCCGTTCTCACAGTGAAGATACACTGCTTGTGAGTGTAGAAGATGAAGACTTCTTCGAGTACAAGGATTTCGTGGTTCTCAAAAGCGAGTACGGGCAAAGTGCTCCGCTTCGTGTAAAAGTGAGTTCGACCGTTAAAAAAGGGACCCTTTTTACCACATTCCATCATGCGAAGAGTAATATTAACTTTCTGTTTGGGGATGAAGCGGACGAGTTGATCAAAACGGCACGATTCAAATCGATCAAAGTCGAGGTAATCAAACCCGACTATCTGGAGTAG
- a CDS encoding SDR family NAD(P)-dependent oxidoreductase, translating to MRIVITGASSGLGEALALHYATQENQLVLIARREDRLADVVIRCRDKGSEVEMIVADVNDFERMREIGTDLCAKPIDRIILNAGVSVGHSGGVTPFEDFYRLFQTNFLSVHALLEPIIPKLIEQKSGEIVFISSLASHLTMPTSIAYSSSKRAINAYAEGLYFQLKPHGITVMTIMPGFIDSEMTQKNRFKMPFLMNTEDGVARITHAIKRKKIRYAFPFRFYLMIRIVSLFPQSLRDKIVNFTNFKKGA from the coding sequence GTGAGAATTGTAATAACAGGTGCAAGCAGCGGTTTAGGTGAAGCGTTGGCGCTTCATTACGCGACTCAAGAGAATCAGTTGGTATTAATTGCACGCAGAGAAGATCGATTGGCGGATGTGGTGATTCGATGCCGAGACAAAGGCTCAGAAGTCGAAATGATTGTCGCCGATGTCAATGATTTCGAGCGAATGCGGGAGATCGGAACAGATTTGTGTGCAAAGCCGATCGATCGTATCATCCTCAATGCGGGGGTATCGGTAGGGCATTCGGGCGGAGTAACTCCGTTTGAGGATTTTTACCGTTTGTTTCAAACCAATTTTCTGAGTGTTCACGCATTATTAGAACCGATCATCCCGAAACTGATAGAACAAAAGTCGGGAGAGATTGTATTTATCTCTTCACTCGCATCGCACTTGACGATGCCGACATCGATCGCCTACAGCAGTTCCAAACGGGCTATTAACGCGTATGCCGAAGGGCTTTATTTTCAGCTAAAACCGCATGGCATTACAGTTATGACGATCATGCCCGGATTTATCGATTCGGAGATGACGCAAAAGAATCGCTTTAAAATGCCGTTTTTAATGAATACGGAAGACGGTGTCGCGCGGATCACCCATGCGATTAAACGGAAAAAAATACGGTACGCTTTTCCTTTTAGGTTTTACTTAATGATTCGAATTGTCTCACTATTTCCGCAGTCCTTAAGAGACAAAATTGTAAACTTCACTAATTTTAAAAAGGGTGCATAA
- a CDS encoding S1-like domain-containing RNA-binding protein has protein sequence MNETLKIGEINILVIDRDTTPGLFLRALDGSDILLPNQYVTDTMHIGDTIDVFIYTDSEDRPVATTVMPKAMLGEIAFVEVVDTTPIGAFVNWGLPKDLFVPRTLQKRPFAVGEKRLVRVILDEQTNRLVGTEKISGALETPPKSFYPNTPVEFMIIAKTPMGYKVIVDHKYEGMIYANEIFEDVRVGQIKKGFVKVLRPDGKLDLSLQMIGKAKASSAADKILSMIQSNGGMLPYNYKSDPDLIQKTFGLSKKNFKAALTQLVDSKKITAQENGIYGI, from the coding sequence ATGAATGAAACACTAAAAATCGGGGAAATCAATATCCTCGTTATCGACCGGGATACGACACCCGGACTTTTTTTACGCGCATTGGATGGGAGCGATATTTTATTGCCCAACCAGTATGTAACAGACACCATGCACATCGGCGATACGATTGATGTATTCATCTACACCGACAGCGAAGACCGCCCCGTTGCGACAACCGTAATGCCTAAAGCGATGTTGGGTGAAATCGCATTTGTCGAAGTTGTCGATACAACCCCTATCGGTGCGTTTGTTAATTGGGGATTGCCCAAAGATCTTTTTGTTCCCCGAACTCTCCAAAAACGACCGTTTGCCGTCGGTGAAAAACGGCTTGTCCGTGTCATCCTCGATGAACAGACCAACCGTCTTGTCGGAACCGAAAAGATCAGCGGGGCACTAGAGACCCCTCCAAAAAGTTTTTATCCTAACACACCCGTAGAATTTATGATTATTGCAAAAACCCCTATGGGATATAAAGTAATCGTTGACCATAAATACGAAGGGATGATCTACGCTAATGAAATTTTTGAAGATGTCCGAGTCGGGCAGATCAAAAAAGGATTTGTAAAAGTACTACGCCCGGACGGCAAACTCGACCTTTCACTCCAAATGATCGGGAAAGCAAAAGCTTCAAGCGCTGCAGATAAGATCCTCTCAATGATCCAATCCAACGGCGGAATGCTTCCATACAACTATAAAAGTGATCCGGATTTAATTCAAAAAACGTTTGGACTCAGTAAAAAGAATTTCAAAGCTGCACTGACCCAGCTCGTCGATAGCAAAAAAATAACAGCTCAGGAGAACGGAATTTATGGGATATAG
- a CDS encoding malate dehydrogenase, whose product MGYRPRKSPFTHLKSRNLVYTENDQTFTLISFNRDTMLLEVHITDGKEKKIVTDFPFAHLPKKIKQELNPL is encoded by the coding sequence ATGGGATATAGACCACGCAAAAGCCCTTTCACCCATCTCAAATCGCGTAATCTCGTCTATACAGAGAACGATCAAACCTTTACTCTGATCAGTTTTAACCGCGATACAATGCTTTTAGAAGTACATATTACTGATGGTAAAGAAAAAAAAATCGTCACCGATTTCCCGTTTGCCCATTTGCCTAAAAAGATCAAGCAAGAACTCAATCCGCTATAA
- a CDS encoding pyrimidine/purine nucleoside phosphorylase — translation MSQFENVTIIKKANLYFDGKVSSRTIQFADGSVKTLGIMAPGEYTFGTGDKEIMEIMSGEMDIQLPSSEEWITIKGPQSFEVPANSSFNLKVKTISDYCCSYIKE, via the coding sequence ATGTCTCAATTTGAAAATGTCACCATTATCAAAAAAGCCAATCTCTATTTTGACGGAAAAGTTTCCAGCCGTACCATCCAATTTGCCGATGGAAGTGTTAAAACCCTCGGAATTATGGCACCGGGAGAATATACTTTCGGTACCGGCGATAAAGAGATCATGGAAATCATGAGCGGAGAGATGGATATTCAGCTTCCGAGTTCTGAAGAATGGATCACGATCAAAGGACCGCAAAGTTTTGAAGTCCCTGCCAACAGTTCATTTAATCTCAAAGTCAAAACGATTAGTGATTACTGCTGCAGCTACATCAAAGAATAG
- a CDS encoding tetratricopeptide repeat protein codes for MMRWILFLISVGELTAMLAAEPKSKEAQKSFWETYTAALRGDKVSQFNVGVIYERGIGVEQNQSMAVQWYEKAAEQGHVDAQYNIAIMYVAGRGVDQNTSKGMMWLANAAKQGDKESRKLLLEVIDGKYDKFVKPKLDKGISITALRMKTLKDTMICDSAGECTPIKAHITVTSKIKNGKYYKVSGVGGKNGWEPYEKEGWIEEASVEIQR; via the coding sequence ATGATGCGCTGGATACTGTTTCTTATAAGCGTTGGAGAGCTTACCGCAATGTTGGCGGCTGAGCCGAAAAGCAAAGAAGCTCAAAAGTCCTTTTGGGAAACCTATACAGCAGCATTGCGCGGTGATAAAGTATCGCAGTTTAATGTGGGTGTCATATATGAACGTGGGATTGGAGTAGAACAAAACCAATCGATGGCCGTACAATGGTATGAAAAAGCAGCTGAGCAGGGGCATGTGGATGCACAGTATAATATAGCGATAATGTACGTTGCTGGACGGGGAGTTGATCAAAATACCTCTAAGGGGATGATGTGGCTTGCCAATGCAGCAAAGCAGGGAGACAAAGAATCACGAAAACTTTTGTTGGAAGTAATCGACGGCAAGTACGATAAATTTGTCAAACCCAAATTGGACAAGGGCATTTCCATCACCGCACTTCGTATGAAAACACTTAAAGATACCATGATTTGCGATAGCGCAGGAGAATGTACTCCGATTAAAGCTCACATAACGGTAACGTCAAAGATAAAAAACGGCAAATACTATAAAGTTAGCGGAGTCGGCGGAAAAAACGGGTGGGAACCGTATGAAAAAGAGGGTTGGATAGAGGAAGCCAGCGTTGAAATTCAACGCTGA